Proteins encoded by one window of Candidatus Zixiibacteriota bacterium:
- a CDS encoding PAS domain S-box protein: MEETIMDDSVRSIAELEGGQEDTAAGGEVGRFADSYASFTRIINSLQRRYIQLEDDFTTQHRELAEANRRLTELTERNLAVTEFLNGILNSINAGVIAVDRRGVITHFNSAAARILGTAAPEALGRQYRDCVRPGTPPDANALRSVERDEAIDSVERVIEQPDGTRLYLSVSTTILRDAANQSAGAVEVLHDLTKIKRMEQELARLNTLAALGEMAATIAHEVRNPLSGIGGFAALLQKDLDPEDPRYRLVGNILKGVGNLNETVTTLLNYTRFEETNRTEIAYYDFLQGTVRQFERDCSERLAGARIALRPPAEGVRNPRIEVDPMLLRQAYFNLFTNAAEAMAGGGEIEVGYRVYGREEAAAVWGKRLLLGLDETVLETTVADQGTGIAPENLEKIFSPFFTTRGDGNGLGLAVVWKVMKAHGGEVLAENRPAGGALFRLLLPVRRAGGQGVRR; encoded by the coding sequence GTGGAAGAAACGATCATGGATGACAGCGTTAGGTCTATCGCCGAACTCGAAGGCGGGCAGGAAGATACGGCGGCCGGGGGAGAGGTGGGACGGTTCGCCGACTCCTACGCGTCCTTCACCCGCATCATCAACTCCCTCCAGCGCCGGTATATCCAGCTTGAGGACGACTTCACGACCCAGCACCGCGAGCTGGCGGAGGCCAACCGCCGTCTGACCGAGCTGACCGAGCGGAACCTCGCGGTCACCGAATTTCTCAACGGCATTCTGAACTCCATCAACGCCGGCGTCATCGCGGTCGACCGCCGGGGCGTAATCACGCACTTCAACAGCGCCGCGGCGCGCATCCTGGGGACAGCGGCGCCCGAGGCTCTGGGGAGACAGTACCGGGACTGCGTCCGCCCCGGCACGCCCCCCGACGCCAACGCCCTCCGTTCGGTGGAGCGGGACGAGGCGATCGACTCGGTGGAGCGGGTGATCGAGCAGCCGGACGGCACCCGGCTGTACCTGTCGGTGTCGACCACCATTCTCCGCGACGCCGCCAACCAGTCGGCGGGGGCGGTGGAGGTGCTCCACGACCTGACCAAGATCAAGCGCATGGAGCAGGAGCTGGCCCGGCTGAACACCCTGGCCGCGCTCGGCGAGATGGCGGCCACGATCGCCCACGAAGTCCGCAATCCGCTCTCGGGCATCGGCGGGTTCGCCGCCCTCCTGCAGAAAGATCTCGATCCCGAAGATCCCAGGTACCGGCTGGTCGGCAACATCCTCAAGGGAGTCGGCAATCTGAACGAGACGGTGACCACCCTGCTGAACTACACGCGTTTCGAGGAGACCAATCGGACGGAGATCGCCTACTATGATTTCCTCCAGGGGACGGTGCGGCAGTTCGAGCGCGACTGCAGCGAGCGGCTCGCCGGCGCGCGCATTGCGCTGCGTCCCCCGGCTGAAGGGGTGCGGAACCCGCGGATTGAAGTCGACCCGATGCTCCTGCGCCAGGCGTACTTCAACCTCTTCACCAATGCGGCCGAAGCGATGGCCGGCGGCGGCGAAATCGAGGTCGGCTACCGCGTGTACGGCCGGGAGGAGGCCGCCGCGGTCTGGGGAAAACGGCTCCTACTGGGTCTTGATGAGACCGTGCTGGAGACAACGGTGGCCGACCAGGGGACGGGCATAGCCCCGGAAAACCTCGAGAAGATCTTCTCGCCGTTCTTCACCACCCGGGGCGACGGCAACGGGCTGGGATTGGCGGTAGTGTGGAAAGTGATGAAGGCCCACGGGGGCGAGGTGCTGGCGGAGAACCGCCCGGCGGGCGGGGCGCTCTTCCGGCTCCTCCTGCCTGTCCGGCGGGCCGGAGGACAGGGAGTGCGCAGATGA
- a CDS encoding response regulator has translation MKSATREPVLVVEGDESMRRRLCDYLGQLGYAVDGAGSLGEAIQMALTRPYAAAVLDVTIGPGTGEAAVSELQLNQPKMPVIVMSGAPSVRAVIAALRQGAFDYIIKPYEIQDLATILPRAVERGRQELAALALTGGAAPPR, from the coding sequence ATGAAAAGCGCAACACGGGAGCCGGTGCTGGTGGTCGAGGGGGACGAAAGCATGCGCCGGCGGCTCTGCGACTACCTCGGCCAACTCGGCTACGCGGTGGACGGCGCGGGGAGCCTCGGCGAGGCTATCCAAATGGCCCTGACCCGGCCCTATGCGGCTGCCGTTCTCGATGTAACAATCGGGCCAGGGACCGGCGAAGCGGCCGTTTCCGAACTGCAGTTGAACCAGCCCAAGATGCCTGTGATCGTCATGAGCGGCGCACCGTCGGTCCGGGCCGTGATCGCCGCCCTGCGGCAGGGTGCATTCGACTACATCATCAAACCCTACGAAATCCAGGACTTGGCGACTATCCTGCCTCGGGCGGTCGAACGGGGACGCCAGGAACTGGCGGCCCTGGCGCTCACCGGCGGAGCCGCACCGCCACGGTGA
- a CDS encoding response regulator, with protein sequence MPQPSILIVDDELLIRDLLYDFFTGQGWDTAIADSGEKALEILQRRSVDLVLADIRMPGIDGLELTAELRELRPGLPVVLMTGYPSVDTAVAALRHRVADYVTKPFNINNLYKIVEAQVAAKEAAAKSE encoded by the coding sequence ATGCCGCAACCATCGATTCTCATTGTCGACGACGAACTGCTCATCCGGGATCTGCTGTACGACTTCTTCACCGGGCAGGGATGGGACACCGCGATCGCCGACAGCGGTGAGAAGGCTCTGGAAATCCTGCAACGCCGGTCGGTCGATCTGGTGCTGGCCGACATCCGCATGCCGGGGATCGACGGCCTGGAACTGACCGCCGAGCTCCGGGAACTGCGGCCGGGGCTCCCCGTGGTCCTCATGACCGGGTATCCCTCGGTCGACACGGCGGTGGCGGCGCTTCGGCATCGGGTGGCCGATTATGTGACCAAGCCGTTCAACATCAATAACCTGTACAAAATAGTCGAGGCCCAGGTGGCGGCGAAAGAAGCCGCCGCCAAAAGCGAGTAG
- a CDS encoding STAS domain-containing protein, which produces MTITVETFGNVAVLRLNGRLDLASGAELKQKAKDLFAQDRTTLHLNLAGVEFINSSGLGALVSTMKETRLRKGRLTLSNLASYVQEIFEITQLSHIFEIFPTEEEALVSNRAAVID; this is translated from the coding sequence ATGACTATAACAGTCGAAACTTTCGGAAATGTGGCGGTGCTCCGACTGAACGGGCGCCTGGATCTGGCCAGCGGCGCCGAGCTCAAGCAGAAGGCGAAAGACCTCTTCGCCCAGGACCGCACCACGCTGCACCTGAACCTGGCCGGCGTCGAGTTCATCAACAGCTCCGGGCTGGGCGCCCTCGTGTCGACCATGAAGGAAACCCGGCTGCGGAAGGGACGGCTCACGCTCTCCAACCTGGCGAGCTACGTGCAGGAGATCTTCGAAATCACCCAGCTGTCCCATATCTTCGAGATCTTTCCCACTGAAGAAGAAGCGCTGGTGTCCAACCGGGCCGCCGTCATTGACTGA
- a CDS encoding ATP-binding protein — protein MATHRFAYPSVVESEERFLNDLAQVAQRERLEEDVRRAMMLTLSEAFTNALVHGNRLDPAKTVWVEVRVDEATVSAEVADEGNCGLAELAARPQTGQLDDHGRGIGLMEHFAAEVVFGETLTGGLKVSVRFRRLVERTRG, from the coding sequence ATGGCGACACATCGGTTTGCCTACCCCTCCGTGGTTGAATCCGAGGAGCGGTTTCTCAACGATCTGGCGCAGGTGGCACAACGGGAGAGGCTTGAGGAGGACGTGCGACGGGCGATGATGTTGACCTTGTCCGAGGCCTTCACCAACGCTCTGGTCCACGGCAACCGGCTCGATCCGGCCAAGACCGTGTGGGTGGAGGTCCGGGTGGACGAGGCGACGGTCTCCGCGGAGGTGGCCGATGAGGGCAACTGCGGACTGGCCGAACTCGCCGCGCGGCCCCAAACCGGTCAGCTCGACGACCACGGGCGGGGGATCGGGCTGATGGAGCACTTTGCCGCGGAAGTGGTCTTCGGCGAGACCCTTACCGGCGGCCTTAAAGTATCGGTCCGATTCCGCCGACTAGTAGAGAGAACAAGGGGATGA
- a CDS encoding SpoIIE family protein phosphatase yields the protein METRPVYDVDPEQLAASLAARIADLQDLATMGAVIASIHDIDAILSVVMDMSLRLVDGEVGAILLEKSGQLGIEISWGVQEGLIPKLPGGETAEELLPAGETAPPGGMDLPTRVLASGQTVILNDLSLRDEDGRRIDAVICMPIGTRDRRYGVLLILNRAGGGGFNDEDRERLAMLLNFVAVAIDNARLMQEQLSRQRIEQEMAIARQVQETILPQDIDAVGGVEIGASYYPAQEVGGDFYDVHALSDNEFLVFIGDVSNKGVPAALVMSAAAGIIKSILDRSPEIAVNELASRLNEILAREIIRDREMFITLFFARFDLARGRMTYCNGGHVPGMFWSAREGTVARLSTGGPIVGQFPGAHFDLGSCPIGSGDRLFLCTDGLTEAVDKDGRIFGREQAEEVFAMEIGLPPKEFCVRIREWIDRFASGAPEDSHDDFTVLQVLVK from the coding sequence ATGGAAACCCGGCCGGTGTACGATGTCGACCCGGAGCAGCTGGCGGCCTCGCTGGCGGCCCGGATCGCCGACCTTCAGGATCTCGCCACCATGGGCGCGGTGATCGCGTCCATTCACGACATCGACGCCATCCTCTCGGTCGTCATGGACATGTCGCTGCGGCTGGTCGATGGCGAGGTGGGCGCGATCCTGCTGGAGAAAAGCGGGCAGTTGGGTATCGAAATCTCGTGGGGCGTCCAGGAGGGGCTCATCCCCAAACTCCCGGGCGGCGAGACGGCCGAAGAACTGCTGCCCGCCGGGGAAACCGCCCCTCCCGGCGGTATGGACCTGCCCACCCGCGTGCTGGCCTCCGGGCAGACGGTGATCCTCAACGACCTCAGCCTTCGCGATGAAGACGGGCGGCGCATCGACGCCGTCATCTGCATGCCCATCGGGACCAGGGACCGGCGCTACGGCGTCCTGCTGATTCTCAACCGGGCCGGCGGCGGTGGCTTCAACGACGAGGATCGGGAGCGCCTGGCCATGCTCCTCAATTTCGTGGCCGTGGCAATCGACAACGCCCGCCTCATGCAGGAGCAGCTCAGCCGTCAGCGGATCGAACAGGAGATGGCGATCGCACGCCAGGTCCAGGAAACCATCCTCCCGCAGGACATCGATGCGGTCGGCGGCGTGGAAATCGGCGCCTCCTACTACCCCGCGCAGGAAGTGGGCGGCGACTTCTACGACGTCCACGCGCTGTCGGATAACGAGTTCCTCGTCTTCATCGGCGACGTCTCCAACAAGGGGGTGCCGGCGGCGCTGGTGATGTCGGCGGCTGCGGGAATCATCAAATCCATCCTCGACCGCAGCCCCGAGATCGCGGTCAATGAACTCGCCTCCCGCCTGAACGAGATTCTCGCACGCGAGATCATCCGCGACCGCGAGATGTTTATCACCCTCTTCTTCGCCCGCTTCGATCTCGCCCGGGGCCGGATGACCTACTGCAACGGCGGCCACGTCCCGGGGATGTTCTGGTCGGCCCGGGAGGGGACGGTGGCCAGGCTGTCGACCGGCGGCCCGATTGTCGGCCAGTTTCCGGGAGCGCACTTTGATCTCGGTTCGTGCCCGATCGGTTCGGGCGACCGCCTGTTTTTGTGCACCGATGGGCTCACCGAGGCCGTCGACAAAGACGGACGGATATTCGGACGGGAACAGGCGGAAGAAGTGTTCGCGATGGAGATCGGCCTTCCCCCAAAAGAGTTCTGTGTTCGCATACGGGAGTGGATTGACCGGTTCGCGTCAGGCGCGCCGGAAGATTCGCACGACGATTTCACCGTTTTGCAGGTGCTGGTGAAGTGA
- the der gene encoding ribosome biogenesis GTPase Der, with product MKLPTVAIVGRPNVGKSSLFNRFLRKYLAVVDETPGVTRDRNYAVCDWAGREFRLIDTGGLVPKSGDLMNRLIYEQADFAIHEADLVLLVVDAMVGADYIDEEIARRLQQSAKPTILVANKADNPRLELEVYDFLRLGLGEPMAVSATVGRGIGELLDKIVALLPEAPADDVGGSGAVRVAVVGRPNVGKSSFINKLTGEERAIVTPIAGTTRDAVDTPFSFEGRNYILVDTAGLRRKFKVHEDIEFYTTLRTSRAIDSAEVAVVLIDAQDGVTSQDQRILEDVVETRCAAVLAVNKWDLIEKETGTAERFARQINEALAHYSYLPLVFISALTGQRVGKVLALVDQVHAENTRQLPTPELNDWLAEVTARRHPPARQGKHIKFNYITQTGAAPPSFVIFANYPKLVDRSYVNYLHNQLRERWGFAGVSLRLKFRRK from the coding sequence ATGAAACTCCCGACCGTGGCCATTGTCGGACGCCCGAACGTGGGGAAATCGTCGCTCTTCAACCGGTTTCTCCGCAAATACCTGGCCGTGGTGGATGAAACCCCCGGCGTCACCCGCGATCGCAACTACGCGGTGTGCGACTGGGCCGGTCGGGAGTTCCGCCTGATCGACACCGGGGGCCTGGTCCCCAAGTCCGGCGATCTCATGAACCGGCTGATCTACGAGCAGGCCGATTTCGCCATCCACGAAGCCGACCTCGTGCTGCTGGTGGTCGATGCCATGGTCGGCGCCGACTACATCGATGAAGAAATCGCCCGCCGCCTGCAGCAGTCCGCCAAACCCACCATCCTGGTGGCCAACAAAGCCGACAATCCCCGGCTGGAGTTGGAGGTGTATGATTTCCTCCGCCTCGGCCTGGGCGAGCCGATGGCGGTCTCGGCCACCGTCGGGCGCGGTATCGGCGAGCTCCTCGACAAAATCGTGGCGCTGCTGCCGGAGGCGCCCGCGGACGACGTCGGCGGTTCCGGCGCCGTCCGCGTGGCAGTCGTGGGGCGGCCGAACGTGGGCAAGTCCTCGTTCATCAACAAACTCACCGGAGAAGAGCGGGCCATTGTGACCCCGATCGCGGGAACGACGCGCGATGCCGTGGATACGCCGTTTTCCTTCGAAGGGCGGAACTACATTCTCGTCGACACCGCCGGGCTGCGCCGGAAGTTCAAAGTTCACGAGGATATCGAATTCTACACGACGCTGCGGACGAGCCGGGCAATCGACAGCGCCGAGGTCGCCGTAGTGCTGATCGACGCGCAGGACGGCGTGACGTCGCAGGACCAGCGCATTCTCGAGGATGTTGTTGAAACGCGCTGCGCCGCGGTGCTGGCGGTCAACAAGTGGGACCTGATCGAGAAGGAGACGGGCACCGCCGAACGCTTTGCGCGGCAGATTAACGAGGCGCTCGCCCACTACTCCTATCTGCCGCTCGTTTTCATCTCGGCCTTGACCGGACAGCGGGTGGGCAAAGTGCTGGCGCTGGTCGACCAGGTGCACGCGGAGAATACGCGGCAGCTGCCCACGCCCGAACTCAACGACTGGCTCGCCGAGGTGACGGCGCGGCGCCATCCCCCGGCGCGGCAGGGCAAACACATCAAGTTCAATTACATCACCCAGACCGGCGCGGCCCCGCCCTCCTTTGTCATCTTCGCCAATTACCCCAAGCTCGTCGACAGGTCGTACGTGAATTACCTGCACAACCAACTGCGGGAGCGCTGGGGATTTGCGGGCGTGTCGCTCCGGCTGAAATTCCGCCGCAAGTAG
- a CDS encoding DUF512 domain-containing protein, translated as MKILYVDPGSPLFGYVRPGYRIVSVNGREVIDTIDLRYKLAEERVTIVFADPAGRELSFDFAEDEGAGESLAAGLGLTLDDSRIRTCKCDCIFCFVRQQPTGMRRALYTKDEDYRLSFTHGNFITLSNMTEADLARIIEQRLSPLYISVHAADDTLRRCMLRNEKLAPIVPTLRRLGGHGITMHTQVVLCPGINDGEALAQTIDELAALFPQVATLAVVPVGLTRFREGQTKLRTYTREEAGGIIDYIERRQKVFRRERGSRFVWPADEFYVLGGRTFPNRAEYEDMAQFENGIGMVRETITGFNRRRAMLRKVRGRQRVLFLTGESARPFLESHVAAYARDQLGLRLEVEAVKNEFWGPTVTVSGLLTGQDLLRHARRRHENWDVLVVPPNCLNDDDLFLDNLSLEQFRGVLAKPVLVGQYNVAASLKEAFS; from the coding sequence ATGAAGATACTCTATGTCGATCCGGGATCCCCCCTGTTCGGCTACGTCCGGCCGGGATACCGCATCGTGTCGGTCAACGGCCGGGAAGTGATCGACACCATCGACCTTCGGTACAAACTGGCAGAGGAGCGGGTGACGATCGTCTTCGCCGACCCGGCAGGCCGGGAGCTGTCGTTCGATTTCGCCGAGGACGAGGGGGCGGGGGAGAGCCTGGCGGCCGGGCTGGGACTGACGCTCGACGACTCCCGGATCAGAACCTGCAAGTGCGACTGCATCTTCTGCTTCGTGCGCCAGCAGCCGACCGGCATGCGGCGGGCGCTCTACACCAAAGACGAGGACTACCGGCTGTCGTTCACCCACGGAAATTTCATTACCCTCTCCAACATGACCGAGGCCGACCTCGCACGGATCATCGAGCAGCGCCTGTCCCCCCTGTACATCTCGGTGCATGCGGCCGACGATACCCTGCGCCGGTGCATGCTCCGCAACGAGAAACTCGCCCCCATCGTCCCGACCCTCCGCCGCCTCGGCGGCCACGGAATCACCATGCACACCCAGGTCGTTCTGTGCCCGGGGATCAACGATGGAGAAGCGCTCGCGCAAACGATCGATGAACTGGCCGCCCTCTTTCCGCAGGTGGCGACGCTTGCGGTTGTCCCGGTGGGGCTCACCCGGTTCCGCGAGGGGCAGACGAAGCTGCGCACGTACACGCGGGAGGAGGCGGGCGGGATCATCGATTATATCGAGAGGCGCCAGAAAGTGTTCCGGCGCGAACGCGGGAGCCGGTTTGTGTGGCCGGCCGACGAATTCTATGTGCTCGGCGGCCGGACGTTCCCGAACCGGGCGGAATACGAGGACATGGCCCAGTTCGAGAACGGGATCGGGATGGTGCGGGAGACGATCACCGGCTTCAACCGCCGCCGGGCCATGCTCCGGAAAGTCCGGGGCCGACAGCGCGTGCTCTTTCTCACCGGCGAGTCGGCCCGGCCCTTTCTCGAGTCGCACGTGGCCGCGTACGCCCGGGATCAATTGGGGCTGCGGCTGGAGGTCGAGGCGGTCAAGAACGAATTCTGGGGTCCGACCGTCACCGTGTCGGGCCTGCTCACCGGACAGGATCTCCTGCGGCACGCGCGCCGGCGGCACGAAAACTGGGACGTGCTCGTCGTGCCGCCCAACTGCCTGAACGACGACGATCTGTTCCTGGACAACCTGAGCCTGGAGCAGTTCCGGGGCGTGCTGGCCAAACCGGTGCTGGTCGGGCAATACAACGTCGCGGCATCGCTGAAAGAGGCCTTCTCATGA
- a CDS encoding NAD(P)/FAD-dependent oxidoreductase, with the protein MENRHMRHRVIIVGGGFGGMYAAKNLRRVPVDVLLIDRRNFHLFQPLLYQVATGGLSPGDITAPLRSVLKKNRRAGVIMAEVTAVDIASRIVRTSAGDFPYDTLVVAAGAAHQYFGHDEWAPLAPGLKTIEDAVDIRSRLLAAFEQAEIESDEAARRALMTFVVAGGGPTGVELAGAIGEIAHHTLRGEFRRIDPGQAEIILVEGAERVLQNYPPFLSEKAVRSLHKLGVTVRTRTLVTDLTPESVTLASGGVTTVVPCRTVLWAAGVSASPLGRMVVGDRTDLLDRVGRVETAPDLSVPGRPEIFVIGDLASYRHQTGAPLPGLAPVAMQQGRYVARVIGRRLRGKTVRPFRYFDKGNLATIGRNAAVGTYKRLRFWGYPAWLTWLFVHLMYLVEFDNRLVVLVQWVWSYITRNRGARLISRADGRR; encoded by the coding sequence ATGGAGAACCGGCACATGCGCCATCGAGTCATAATTGTCGGCGGGGGGTTTGGGGGTATGTATGCGGCGAAGAACCTCCGGCGCGTCCCGGTCGACGTGCTCCTGATCGATCGGCGCAACTTCCATCTCTTTCAACCGCTTCTGTACCAGGTCGCTACCGGCGGGCTGTCCCCCGGCGATATCACTGCTCCGCTGCGTTCCGTGCTCAAGAAGAACCGCCGGGCCGGCGTCATCATGGCCGAAGTGACCGCTGTCGACATCGCCTCCCGGATTGTGCGGACCTCGGCGGGCGACTTTCCGTACGACACCCTGGTGGTGGCCGCGGGCGCGGCTCACCAGTATTTCGGGCACGACGAGTGGGCGCCCCTGGCACCGGGATTGAAGACAATCGAAGACGCCGTGGACATCCGCAGCCGCCTGCTGGCGGCGTTCGAGCAGGCCGAGATCGAAAGCGATGAGGCGGCCCGCCGGGCGCTCATGACCTTCGTGGTCGCCGGGGGCGGACCGACCGGCGTTGAACTCGCCGGGGCCATCGGGGAAATCGCCCACCATACCCTGCGCGGAGAATTCCGCCGCATCGACCCCGGCCAGGCTGAGATTATCCTGGTCGAAGGCGCCGAACGGGTCCTCCAGAATTACCCGCCCTTTCTCTCTGAGAAGGCGGTTCGGTCGCTTCACAAGCTCGGGGTGACTGTGCGCACGCGGACTCTGGTCACGGACCTCACTCCCGAGTCCGTCACCCTGGCCTCCGGCGGCGTCACGACCGTGGTGCCCTGCCGCACCGTCCTGTGGGCAGCCGGGGTGTCGGCCAGTCCGCTGGGCCGGATGGTGGTGGGGGATCGGACGGACCTCCTCGACCGGGTCGGACGCGTGGAAACGGCCCCCGACTTGAGCGTGCCCGGTCGTCCCGAGATCTTTGTGATCGGCGATCTGGCGAGCTACCGGCACCAGACCGGCGCACCGCTGCCCGGCCTCGCTCCGGTCGCAATGCAACAGGGGCGCTATGTCGCCCGGGTCATCGGACGGCGCCTCAGGGGAAAGACGGTGCGGCCGTTCCGCTACTTCGACAAAGGGAACCTGGCGACCATCGGCCGCAACGCCGCGGTCGGCACCTACAAACGCCTCCGTTTCTGGGGTTACCCCGCCTGGCTGACCTGGTTGTTCGTCCACCTGATGTACCTGGTGGAATTCGACAACCGCCTGGTCGTTCTCGTGCAGTGGGTCTGGAGCTACATCACCCGCAACCGCGGCGCGCGGCTGATCAGCCGGGCCGACGGCCGGCGTTGA
- a CDS encoding DNA-3-methyladenine glycosylase 2 family protein: MLVPTPILKHLGGADPTLGRVIRKIGPLDITPQPGGFDRLARSIMHQSLGLRAASTIIERVVTRAGGPPLTPERVATLRERDLITCGLSRPKIRYLRGLAAAVASGELRLARLARLSDEAVMEELTKVCGIGQWTAEMYLIFVLSRHDVFPVLDAGIRAAVGAIYKIPPERFRAEAPLIAERWRPYRSIACRYLWEWLDSRSK, translated from the coding sequence ATGCTAGTCCCGACACCGATACTCAAGCATCTGGGTGGGGCGGATCCGACGCTCGGACGCGTCATTCGGAAGATCGGTCCCCTGGATATTACGCCGCAGCCGGGCGGGTTCGACCGACTGGCACGGTCGATCATGCATCAGTCGCTGGGCCTCCGGGCCGCGTCGACGATTATCGAGCGGGTGGTGACGCGCGCCGGCGGGCCGCCGCTCACGCCCGAGCGGGTCGCGACGCTCCGGGAGCGCGACCTGATCACCTGCGGTCTCTCGCGTCCCAAAATCCGCTACCTTCGGGGCCTCGCGGCGGCCGTCGCCTCCGGCGAACTGCGCCTCGCCCGGCTGGCGCGCCTGTCTGATGAGGCGGTGATGGAGGAACTCACGAAAGTCTGCGGCATCGGCCAGTGGACGGCCGAGATGTACCTCATCTTCGTGCTTAGCCGCCACGACGTCTTCCCGGTGCTGGACGCGGGCATCCGGGCCGCCGTGGGCGCAATCTACAAGATCCCTCCGGAGCGTTTCCGGGCAGAGGCGCCGCTTATTGCCGAGCGCTGGCGACCCTATCGTTCCATCGCCTGCCGCTATCTGTGGGAGTGGCTGGACAGCCGGTCGAAATGA
- a CDS encoding enoyl-CoA hydratase/isomerase family protein, with amino-acid sequence MDTVDITTSGSLAVVTLQRGKVNAVNGDLVDRLRAAFRDLEADPAIRSVILTGRGSFFSFGLDVPELYDLPPDDFAAFLRNFTDLCRGLFLFPKPLVAAINGHAIAGGCILATACDRRVMATGKPRISLNELTFGSTVFQTAVELMRYWIGSRHAEEVLFGGRMYTAEEARAIGLVDLAAAPERPGPSVGNRSAASEFEAVAFGEAARLGEISPDAFAQAKSMLRRPVIDLIVAREEATIKRFVEIWYTPEIRASLRRITIRQ; translated from the coding sequence ATGGACACCGTAGACATCACTACCTCCGGCTCCCTGGCGGTGGTCACTCTCCAGCGCGGCAAGGTGAACGCGGTCAACGGCGATCTCGTCGACCGCCTTCGGGCGGCCTTCCGCGACCTCGAGGCCGACCCGGCCATCCGCTCGGTCATTCTGACCGGCCGCGGTTCGTTTTTCTCGTTCGGGCTCGACGTTCCCGAGCTGTATGATCTTCCGCCCGATGACTTCGCCGCCTTTCTCCGCAACTTCACTGACCTCTGCCGCGGTCTGTTTCTCTTTCCCAAGCCGCTGGTGGCGGCGATCAACGGCCACGCGATCGCCGGCGGCTGCATTCTGGCCACCGCCTGCGACCGTCGCGTCATGGCGACTGGAAAACCCCGCATCTCGCTCAACGAGTTGACGTTCGGGTCCACCGTCTTCCAGACCGCCGTGGAACTCATGCGGTACTGGATCGGCTCGCGCCATGCCGAGGAGGTTCTCTTCGGCGGCCGCATGTACACCGCGGAGGAGGCGCGTGCGATCGGTCTTGTCGATCTCGCCGCCGCGCCCGAACGCCCGGGGCCGTCGGTCGGCAACCGCAGCGCCGCCAGCGAGTTCGAGGCGGTCGCATTCGGCGAGGCGGCCCGCCTCGGGGAGATCAGTCCCGACGCTTTTGCACAGGCCAAGTCGATGCTCCGCCGACCGGTCATCGACCTCATCGTCGCCCGCGAGGAAGCCACTATCAAACGATTCGTGGAGATTTGGTACACGCCGGAGATCCGGGCCAGCCTGCGCCGGATCACGATCCGCCAGTAA